One window of the Shewanella litorisediminis genome contains the following:
- a CDS encoding uroporphyrinogen-III synthase, producing MKLLLTRPEGKNAAMASALDALAIPYLVEPLLSVQVADVTPVQLDTLFSADILIFISTSAVSFAEPWMQGHWPDAAYYAVGDATADALALQGIKAERSPTDSQATEGLLTLPSLAHVSGKQIVIVRGKGGREAMADGLRLRGANVSYLEVYQRACPPLDASACVGRWQSFGIDTIVVTSGEVLENLINLVPKDSFAWLIDCHIIVPSARVEIQAREKGLLRVTNAGAANQTAVLDALGI from the coding sequence ATGAAGCTGCTGCTTACCCGTCCCGAGGGCAAGAACGCCGCCATGGCCAGTGCACTGGATGCGCTGGCCATACCCTATTTGGTGGAGCCCTTGTTATCGGTGCAGGTAGCCGACGTCACCCCGGTGCAGCTGGATACACTGTTCAGCGCCGACATACTGATATTTATCAGTACCAGCGCCGTCAGCTTCGCCGAGCCCTGGATGCAGGGCCATTGGCCAGATGCCGCCTATTATGCGGTGGGAGATGCCACAGCCGATGCCCTGGCTTTGCAGGGTATCAAGGCAGAACGTTCACCCACCGACAGTCAGGCTACCGAAGGCTTGCTGACTCTGCCCTCTCTGGCCCATGTATCCGGTAAACAGATAGTGATAGTCCGGGGCAAAGGCGGCCGCGAAGCCATGGCCGACGGTTTGCGGCTTCGCGGGGCTAACGTCAGCTATCTTGAGGTCTATCAGCGCGCCTGCCCACCGCTGGATGCATCTGCCTGTGTCGGTCGCTGGCAATCCTTTGGCATAGACACCATAGTAGTTACCAGTGGTGAAGTACTGGAAAACTTGATAAATCTGGTTCCCAAAGACAGTTTTGCATGGCTCATAGACTGTCATATCATAGTCCCCAGTGCCCGGGTCGAGATCCAGGCAAGGGAAAAGGGACTTCTTCGAGTCACTAACGCCGGAGCAGCAAACCAGACCGCCGTGCTGGACGCATTGGGCATTTGA
- a CDS encoding uroporphyrinogen-III C-methyltransferase, translating into MENQQQEATAAESNALPPTPSSQPKDPASTKEPRHGSSWAMRLAVLVALLMGGSALAGGYYLYQQLVEQYHYTLSVDEKQSDALKDPLSRLGRLEQGLKQIAQLESELGRLTADQSALERRLTNLSQKTPDDWLIAEADYLVRMAGRKLWLEQDPATALSLLKAADERIAAMQQPSLFSLRKALAADMEQVASVRSTDIAGNVYALDEIMKRIEQLTPGRNKQEYTAPTDETISGSLKDWQTNLAKSWKALINDFVTVRQRTGDITPLLSPEQEWYLKENIRTKLLQAQLALYRHDELSFREAVLMASGWVKLYFSVDSGTGAQILERLDALASLRIDAVPISKFQSSDMLRTLAQEGVKAPLPMPSPAPTPTVNPLPEPDQEPEPSAAAESEAEA; encoded by the coding sequence ATGGAAAACCAACAGCAAGAGGCCACCGCAGCAGAGTCCAACGCTTTGCCTCCTACACCTTCTTCTCAGCCCAAAGACCCAGCCTCTACAAAAGAACCCCGTCACGGCAGCTCATGGGCTATGCGACTGGCCGTATTGGTGGCATTGCTCATGGGAGGCAGCGCCCTCGCCGGTGGCTATTACCTCTATCAGCAGTTGGTGGAGCAATACCACTACACCTTGTCGGTGGATGAGAAACAAAGCGATGCCCTGAAAGACCCCCTGTCGCGTCTGGGTCGTTTGGAGCAAGGGCTGAAACAGATAGCACAACTGGAAAGTGAGCTTGGGCGTCTTACCGCTGATCAGAGTGCCCTGGAGCGACGCCTCACCAATCTGTCTCAGAAAACCCCCGACGACTGGTTGATTGCCGAAGCCGACTATCTGGTACGCATGGCAGGCCGTAAACTGTGGCTTGAGCAAGACCCAGCCACAGCGCTGAGTCTGCTGAAGGCGGCCGATGAGCGTATCGCCGCCATGCAGCAGCCTTCGCTGTTCAGCCTGCGTAAAGCCCTCGCTGCCGATATGGAGCAGGTGGCTTCTGTCCGCAGCACAGATATCGCCGGCAACGTCTATGCGCTGGACGAAATCATGAAACGTATTGAGCAGCTAACGCCGGGCCGTAATAAACAGGAATACACAGCGCCGACGGATGAGACCATCAGCGGCTCCCTTAAAGACTGGCAAACCAACCTGGCAAAAAGTTGGAAAGCGCTGATTAATGACTTTGTGACCGTACGTCAGCGCACCGGCGATATTACGCCGCTCCTTTCCCCTGAGCAGGAGTGGTATCTGAAAGAAAATATTCGCACCAAGCTGCTGCAGGCCCAGCTGGCTCTGTATCGCCACGATGAACTGAGCTTCCGGGAAGCCGTTTTAATGGCCAGCGGTTGGGTAAAACTGTATTTCAGTGTGGACTCAGGCACCGGGGCGCAAATACTCGAGCGTCTGGACGCTCTGGCCTCCCTGCGTATTGATGCAGTCCCCATCAGCAAATTCCAGTCCAGCGACATGCTCAGAACCCTGGCTCAGGAAGGCGTCAAGGCACCTTTGCCAATGCCAAGCCCCGCACCAACACCAACCGTCAATCCGCTGCCCGAGCCAGATCAGGAACCGGAACCTTCAGCAGCAGCCGAATCGGAGGCTGAGGCATGA